The window ATCGACACAacggtgatgaggatgacaCAGCGGCGAACGAGGCCGAGAACGGCCACCActttgacgatgaagatgaggaccACCAACAGGATCCCTATGCGGGCAACGTGCTCAAGGCGATGGTCATCCAGATGCGCGTGGTCGAGAACCACCAGAACGGGAAAGATACCCATGTGCGCGGCTTCCAGGTCTTTTCGTGTGATgacagccgccgccgactgGCTGCTGCGCCGTCTGCTTCGGCGGATGaccgccatcgtcggcatAGCATTCGCCAATCCCTTCGTGCCGATGTCCATGGTGCTCTCGGACATGACCCGCTAGGCAATGAAGATGTCGACGCAGGTAGATTGTCGTTGACTTCTGGGCTGAGCGAACCAGACTGGATGGGTGAGCCTGTGATTCGATAATGAGATGGATACATCCATGCATGTGCAGGTGTTGGGGGGAAGATGGTTGGCTTTACTGGTAACAAAAATTGGGGTTCGTCATTCTACAGTTGTTCGGAGTTGTGTTGCATCAAGATACCCTTTTCTTTCAATTTTACTTTATGGTTTGAGGCCGGGCTATACCTATCACACTAGATTTATCTTCGTCACAGCGAATGGTTCAAAACGGGTATTCATTTTTGGAGATCTTCCCTCTCTACACAAATCCTTTTCAGAGCTTagagcagcttctccagctcagcagcaatggcatcgcCGACCTCCGCGGTGGTCGCCTTGCCGCCGATGTCGCCGGTGCGCACACCCGTCTCAATGACGTTACTCACGGCCTTCTCAATGATGCGGGCCTCGTCGAACCGGCCAAAGGAGTACTGCATCATCATGGCAATGGAGAGGATAGCAGCGACGGGGTTGACGATGCCCTTGCCGGCGATGTCAGGCGCGGAGCCTAAGGCAGTGTTAGCATTGACCAAAGGAACAACAATAAAAACAGAAGAGCagaaggaaggggaagaaggagggaatAACAGGGTAGGGTCAAAGACATACCGTGGATAGGCTCATAGATACCATTCACCCGAGTCTTGCCATCAGGCACACCACTAAGCGACGCACTCGGCAACAGCCCCAACGAACCAGGAATAACGCTCGCCTCATCACTGATAATATCACCGAACAGATTGCTCGTAACGACAATTCCATTGAGCTTGCGCGGATCCTTAATCATAAGCATAGCCGCGGAGTCAATAAGATGGTGACCGAGCTGGACAGTCGGGaactccttctccatgaCCTCAGTGACAACCTTGCGCCACAGCCGCGAGGTAGCGAGGACATTCGCCTTGTCGAGACTCCACACGGGCAGCGGCGGAGTATGCTGCAGAGCAAGGTGCGCGGCCAGCCGGGtgatgcgctcgatctcggcgCGCGAGTACGGCTCCGTGTCCATGGCGAATCCGCTgccgtcgtcttcggtgCGGTCGCCGAAGTAGATCCCGCCTGTGAGCtcgcggatgatgttgaAGTCCACGCCGCGGCAGATCTCGGCTTTGAGGGGGGACCCGTCGACGAGAGAGGGCGCGGCGAAGTTGCATGGTCGCAGGTTGCCGAATGTGCCCATTTCCTTGCGCAGCCTCAGGAGGCCTTGTTCTGGGCGGACGGCGCCGGTGCCCCATTTCTATTTTATTCGAAGGGATGGTTTAGTATAGCTTCCTTCTTGGTGAgatggggaaggggagagggagagattGTACCGGTCCTCCGATTGCGCCGAGCAGAACGGCATCCGCGTTCTTCGCGGCCGTGAGAGCCTCATCCGTCAAGGGAGAGCCGGTGGCATCGATAGAGGCCTATTTGGATATTTCCATCAATCAGCATTGGACCGCGTCGACTCGGTGGTGAAGTGCGGTGGGGGATGCTCACGCCGCCCAGCAGGTGGTCTTGCAGGTTGAAGCTGATATcaccgcgcttcttctcgatgacCTTGAGGATCTAGAGGCGTGTCAATTCGGTTCTGCTTCTTTATCGCATATAGGTCGTCGCACCTTAatggcctccttggtgaCCTGTGTCTCTGTCAGTACTGCGTTCAATTTGACCCCGCGTCATAGCGGAAGCTTTTTCTGGGGGAAGTGAGCGCACCTCCGGACCGCAGTGGTCACCGGCAAAGACGACGATGTTGAAGGAAGACATGTTGCGAAGGGATGAGTGAGGGTgcaaggagaagaggaattTCACGCAGCGGAAAGAGTCAGGGTGTCAATTGGAGCTCCGGAAGAagaggtggtcgaggaaaAGCGGGTGGATGATTCGGGgcccccgccaacgccgagatcGGAGTGTCGGGCCGGAGTCAAAAGTTGTACAGGAGCCGGCATCTACGGATGGTGTATAACACGAAGAATTGCATTAAAGATGTAGCTCAAGGATaagaatgaagagaaaagaaaaggaaagaaaaaggaaaagacaagacaaacaCACGACAAGAAACACAACACCGTGTACTGTACAGACACAAAACCATATATCCTGAGAACCCAAGGGCCTTCCCGGAGCTTCCCAAGACACGCTCATGATACATAGGATCTGAATGTCCCTTCACCCCCAAACCAACCATCCGTACGAGCCGCTCACCGATCCTGAAATCACAAACCGAAGCTCCGAAGCCATGCATCAcgagagggagggagggagagaatataagaaaagaaagacaagtCCACTAGCCACAGACAAGGTTGGACAGTCGAttatttcttcttgttggcgcGCCGGGTCTCCACGTCGCCCTCCGCCAGCCACTGGCTGGCATTAATCAGCTGCACCACGTTGACAAACTGCTTGAACAGCATGACCGGCGCCGAGATGCTGGTAACCACCCATGGCCAGTAGCTGTCGATTTTGTTGGCTCGCGCCAGCTCGAGCGCACCGGCGCTCCAGGGGCTGGCGAAGAGGCTAGCCGGCGCCGGGTGCGCTGGGTTCCCGGGCTGGGCCGAAGACGGCTGGGCATCGGCGACGGGCTGCAGTAGCGAGGGGGAGAGAGtcggcgaggagaaggacagCAGGTACAGGCCGATGAAGAACAGCTCGTTCAGCCCGCAGCAAATGAACAGAACGACctgcaaaaaaaaaagtgttAGAGGATAAAAAAAGAAGCGTGGAGCATTCACTAAATGGGCTCCTCACCTTGCTGTGATAGTACTGGTAGAGCAGCCAGTTCCGAGTCGCCTCCACATTCTTGTGGCTCTGGTTTTGGCCGCCCATGCTCAGCATCGCGTACATGTGCATGTAGTGGCTCGCCAGGTCGAGGGAGATCAGCCCCTGGAAAACGATCGCCCACCGGGGCCAGGCGGAACTGAGGAAAACGAGCAGACAGGCGGTGCTGCAACGATCCGTGACCATATCCAGCACGGCGCCGAAGGTGGTCGACTGGTTGAAGTATCGCGCCGCGTAGCCGTCCAATGCATCCAGCAGACACGACACGCTGTAGAGGAGGGAACAGGTCcgggggtggaggggcaTGTAGTAGAGCGACGCGATGGCTAGGACAATGCGAGAATACCCTGAGAGAAAAGACAGTTGTTAGAAGGCAAATCATAGAGACTGTAAGTACGGAGGGCCATCTACCGATCAGGTTCGGGGCGAAGAGGAACacattctccttcttcttctcttgccgGACGGCGGACCGGCTTCGCTTCTTGGATGGTGTGCGTTTCTTTGAGGGCGTCAGCACGGCGCCATTGCCGTCTGGAGATTCCTCTCCTTCCGACCCCTGCGCGGCGAGAGCTTTTTGCCTTCGAGTTCGTGCACTCATTGTGATTGTTTTTTTCGAGGGGGAGCTATGTGTGGTATACAAAGGGTTCAATTCAGCCGATCGAATCGCGATCAGTCGTAGCGTAGGCAGGGAATGGAGTTCGTTGAAAGCTTGGGTGTCCCTGGACAGATGAAGCAATGGGGTCAGTCGCGGTGTTTTGCTTTGGGGGGTGGACCTGCGTTGTTGCTGACGGTTGGGTGGAAAAGAGGACAACAACGCGGACCGGGGAGGGATCCACACACACCAGTTCCGAAGCAAAAGAAGTGTGTGTGTTTGTTTATCTGATAGGAATGCGAGAGGGAGTGGATGGTCAGAGGCTGACTGTGACTGGGATTGAGAGtgttggtgaaggagaaAATCCCGAGGAGCGATAAGGGATGGGAGAGGTGATAAGCGGATTTGTTGTGCCAGGGGGTTTCTCTTAGGGTTTGCTGGAGAATGCACTATGTGAACAAGTATTTCATATTCAAGTATGCCTTGGGTAGTAGTACATATTAATCCAATAAACACACTCTATTGATACACCGGGGTATTTACTACAGCCCCAGAAACTATACCAAAACGGAACTATATGCCAGCTCAAATATGTACAATCCACCCTCCCATCAATCACCATATCATGTCCGTGACCTGCGCGGATCCGTAGCATCTTGTCGCCGCCACTCGCGAGACTCTTTCGTCCCTAGGCTTCCCACGCCGCCTTCGAGCCGGCGCTCCCAGCCACCGAGGCGGATGGCCAGACAGGTGGCATTGTCGCCTTCCTTGGTGACTTCCGTCGCGAATTTGACCACGTCGGTAGCACCTTGGTCCGGTGTGCGGGCCTCcttgatgatatccacgACTTCCTGGTCGAGGAGCGTGCCGCTGATGCCGTCTGATACCATGACGAGGAACGAGAACTCGGCGGGGCCCATTTCAATGCGCCGCAGCTCGGGTTCAGCAGAAACACCGATGCGCTTGGACTGGACATCGCCAAATGCTCGCGTGTTGGCAAGCCCGCTCATGCGCTCCTCGCCGAAGGAATCCGTCACGAAGGTGGCCGCGTACCGACGCAGTCGGCTTGCTTCGATGGGTGATgaggggtggtggttggaTGTGAGCGGGATGGCCTCtcccgtggtggtggagcaCAGCAGGATCCGCGTGTCACCCACGTGCGAGACTAGTAGGCTGGACAGACTCGCGGGGTGCCAGAAGGGGGTCGGGGTCGGTgtggagatcatggccacgCTTGCAGTGCTGCCACCCTTGAATCGCGCGCGTCCGCCAATCTTCATGGACCGAGTCTGGTTGGGGCTGTGCAGGATTTCGTCTTCGTTCAACGGTTTCTCGGCCTGAACCAGATCGTCGTCCCGCTTGGCCGCTTGCACTTTCACGAAATCTAGGTCTGCGCGCAAGAACGCATACTCCATGACCTCTTCAATCGACGAGCAACCCGTTGTTCGAGCGTCTACCGCAGACTCGGCCCCGTAGTAGAAGAAGTTCGGCGGCTTGAATCGTTTGAAATAGCCGCCAACTAGCCGTCTCCAGTTCTGGACCAGGGTTTTCTCCAGATCACCGATGCGCTGTCGATTTCCCCCCTGCATCACTGGTAGTGACATCGTAGCCATGTCTATCTCTGCAATTTCTTCCGCTCCTTCCATCACTTTGGGCGCTTCTGTCATACGCAGGCTCGACTGGAGTTCGAAATCGGCAGCCGTGTTCTGGATGTACTCGTGTAAATTATCTCGCAGAAATGCACTGCACTCGGCCCCGCCGTGGCCGTCAAAGATGCCAAAGTAGAAGACCTGCGGATCTCCGCTGGCGGTCTGCGCGCCCCGCGACTCTCGGCTCTGAGCCTCAGCATCCCGCTTGATAGTCAGTGACGCGGGCGGTCTTTTGGCGAACGCAGGGATATCGATGACCCCGGCTTGATATGCGTCTTCATTGCCCGGGCGAGTGCCACGGGCGCTAACGGCCCCAAAGTGATGTTTGGCGCTGCGAAGGGGAACACGTACCACAGTCGTCTCCCGGCCTACTAGCGCCTGGAAGTTTGTCGGTGATCGGGGCGTGTCTCCAGTGTGTGGGATCGACGCGGAGCGAGGCAATTtgtggaaggaagaggccgGTCCGCGCGGAtcgggatggagggaggagCTTGGGATATGCGTCACGAAGTAGTCGTGAAACTGGCGGCGTCTCGTTGCTGGCCGGTCGTGAGATGCTTCAGTGGTGTAACGGAGTCGTGCTCGTCGCGGGAAGAGGAAAGCTGGGTTGGTCAGATGAGGTGTCCAGATCGATAAGAGATCACATCAATCACGTACAGGAGGAGTCAGCCAAGGACCTGGCCTGGCCCGGTGCGCGCCGTGCCGAAGTGACGATCATGAAGGGGGAGGCATTGGGAGGAGGTGAGAAAGGTGAGAGAGGTGAAAGGAGAGAAGTCAAGGAGGAACGGGAAAAAAGCGTGGGGGGAACAAACAGTCGGGCCCGAGCGTCGGCAGATAAGGCCGGGAGGACTATGAGTTCGTTACCATGAAGAATGAGAAACGATGCACTTATTCCGAGCTAGTCTCTATACTCTCTGGGTATGATTGATGGTGATATATCGTCGTAACTGAATGTCTCCATGGATTTTTGTTCTTATTATTAGGTATACCAGCCTGGACGGCCTTATGTGGCAGGCCTACTTTGCACAAGCCtcaagagaaaaaagaaatgcaTTGTACAATTGAACTAAAGACTAGAGGGGGCAACCAAGGCAGGAGGAATACGTTCCTAGAGACAAAATCATTTTGCGAGTAGCAGAGGGGGGATTCCCACGGcgaacaaaaaaaaagtgctggaaaaaaaaaagaagaattggCACCTACCAGGGGCAGATTTGTGATCATGATCTGCCTGCAAGAGGATGTGCCAGAGAAAGAATAGGCAGGTTagatggccttggtgcgCGAGAAGAGACTGCTGTAGACGGCGTCCACCACGGGCTGGGCGGTGATCTGcctgccgccgaagaagcggCCGTTCAAACCCTTAATGGCATTTTCGCCGCCCTGGACGCGATCGAACTTCAGGTAGATGTCGCCTTGAGAGTTGGAATCTAGCGAAATGTGAACAACGTGACCATATTTCTCTTCGCACTCGGAGCGGACgtcatcctccaactccttgATCCAGAtgtctccttcttctctgtACGGCGATTGGTAGTTAGCATTAtgaaaggaaaacaaaacagggaggaggggaggaACTTACTCGGCAGCATCAAACATATTGCGCAGCAACACACATCGGCTCGCCATGTTGACATTGACGGGCAACGGCTTGGTTTCGGTCTTGGGCCGGAGCATCTTCTGCTGGTCATCGACCGACGGCTCGGATTCATCTGTTCGTGCAAGTTTCCGCATCAACGCGTCCCTACTATAGTTGTTGAAATTCACACCAGCAACATCTGTATCATCAAGGGCGctggcgccgccgcccttTTCGGCTTCTCTACCGCCAGCCCGGTCAAAGTTGTTCGATCCTCCAGCTTGGACGCCACGTCCTCCATGACCGGAAAATGATGAGCCCTGGAAACTCTGTTGGTTTGCAGAAGCGCTCTGAGGGCGAGTCGTGGTGTTTGATTCTGGAGTGAACTTATCATTGCCAAGGCCAACGCGAATGGCCCGTCCCGCCAGGTCAAAGCcattcatcttctccaaagCAT of the Penicillium psychrofluorescens genome assembly, chromosome: 1 genome contains:
- a CDS encoding uncharacterized protein (ID:PFLUO_001074-T1.cds;~source:funannotate); this translates as MSSFNIVVFAGDHCGPEVTKEAIKILKVIEKKRGDISFNLQDHLLGGASIDATGSPLTDEALTAAKNADAVLLGAIGGPKWGTGAVRPEQGLLRLRKEMGTFGNLRPCNFAAPSLVDGSPLKAEICRGVDFNIIRELTGGIYFGDRTEDDGSGFAMDTEPYSRAEIERITRLAAHLALQHTPPLPVWSLDKANVLATSRLWRKVVTEVMEKEFPTVQLGHHLIDSAAMLMIKDPRKLNGIVVTSNLFGDIISDEASVIPGSLGLLPSASLSGVPDGKTRVNGIYEPIHGSAPDIAGKGIVNPVAAILSIAMMMQYSFGRFDEARIIEKAVSNVIETGVRTGDIGGKATTAEVGDAIAAELEKLL
- a CDS encoding uncharacterized protein (ID:PFLUO_001076-T1.cds;~source:funannotate) — its product is MIVTSARRAPGQARSLADSSSFLFPRRARLRYTTEASHDRPATRRRQFHDYFVTHIPSSSLHPDPRGPASSFHKLPRSASIPHTGDTPRSPTNFQALVGRETTVVRVPLRSAKHHFGAVSARGTRPGNEDAYQAGVIDIPAFAKRPPASLTIKRDAEAQSRESRGAQTASGDPQVFYFGIFDGHGGAECSAFLRDNLHEYIQNTAADFELQSSLRMTEAPKVMEGAEEIAEIDMATMSLPVMQGGNRQRIGDLEKTLVQNWRRLVGGYFKRFKPPNFFYYGAESAVDARTTGCSSIEEVMEYAFLRADLDFVKVQAAKRDDDLVQAEKPLNEDEILHSPNQTRSMKIGGRARFKGGSTASVAMISTPTPTPFWHPASLSSLLVSHVGDTRILLCSTTTGEAIPLTSNHHPSSPIEASRLRRYAATFVTDSFGEERMSGLANTRAFGDVQSKRIGVSAEPELRRIEMGPAEFSFLVMVSDGISGTLLDQEVVDIIKEARTPDQGATDVVKFATEVTKEGDNATCLAIRLGGWERRLEGGVGSLGTKESREWRRQDATDPRRSRT
- a CDS encoding uncharacterized protein (ID:PFLUO_001075-T1.cds;~source:funannotate); its protein translation is MSARTRRQKALAAQGSEGEESPDGNGAVLTPSKKRTPSKKRSRSAVRQEKKKENVFLFAPNLIGYSRIVLAIASLYYMPLHPRTCSLLYSVSCLLDALDGYAARYFNQSTTFGAVLDMVTDRCSTACLLVFLSSAWPRWAIVFQGLISLDLASHYMHMYAMLSMGGQNQSHKNVEATRNWLLYQYYHSKVVLFICCGLNELFFIGLYLLSFSSPTLSPSLLQPVADAQPSSAQPGNPAHPAPASLFASPWSAGALELARANKIDSYWPWVVTSISAPVMLFKQFVNVVQLINASQWLAEGDVETRRANKKK